AGTTTATGAGTCAGTTTAAGCGGATGAGTCCAGATATTATTTactggaaaacaaaaagaaaataatgttgAAGTTGGTATAGCAGTTAAAGATCTCTATCAGGTGTCATGAATCCTTATGGTCAAAATAACATGAATTTGACTGACCATGTGATTCGTGAAAAATGAAACTATCAGGAAGTAAAGGACTAAGCATTTATAATTTTGTCGAAAGCCACTTTACACAATCTGTTAATATTGATCATTGAACTCAACCAAAATATAAGCACAGTATAGACCTCTCAGCACATTGCCTTGGTGATAGCCTGTCGTTTGTAGGATTTAATACTGCAAAAAGTACCTCAGCAAAATAAACCTACAGAATGAAGACCATATGGAACAGATTTGGAAAAGACCAGAAAACCAAATAGATCCGAAGTAGCACAGTTATTTAAAGAAAGTAATTGGTTACAAAAACAATTGCTAACTGTCTATTCGCATGTTGGTTTCAAACTCTTCAGAACTCAATTTCTCAGAATTCAAGCTGCAATAGAACCAGTACCTCTTGAATGCAGGGAAGTTAACTTGCAAGGTCAGATTTGAAGCCTGCTACCTGGGTACCTTAGTCCTCCATGTCAAGAATTACCTGCATACCACTGTGGAATTAGGAGACAGAagaaaaagataagaaatgaaatgaaaaattaGATGGATGTCTCATGACAAGGTTATCTTGTTTATGTATGAAAAATTCTGATAACAGGACTATAAGAAAAAGGTCAATGGTGATAGTATCTGTTTTCTTGCTCTACAGAAACGAAAACTAAAGAGTTGCCAGTTTCTTGAACCAAACAAAATTTGTACTACCTCCAAAGCTCGCACAAGTGGTAAAGTTAATTTTCTTGGGGTCTCAACTGTCAACACCAGCTGGCAAATATACAGGCAACAAATTCCAAACTTTAAGcaacttttatcatttttaggCAGAGTCAGAAACTGGTTGGCCAATTTCCCTCTTCTTTACCACCACCATAGTACCACCTCGCTTGGCCCAAGCCCACTACTCTCcaccaaaacaaacaaaaaaaaaatctcaaaccTCTCTCTAGCCTATCCAAGCTCTCCAGCCCTACTCACGCAGACAAACACAGTTAATTCTTTGCAGAAAATTCATTTGTTTGCCTGTACAGAATGTTTGTACAGGAGCATATACAAATACTTGGATACTATGATAATTCATTGTATCCCTCACATATCATGCCATGATAAGCACAAAATGTTCTTTACTGATCTGATTTTGAATTGCTGACCTTAGCATATTATTAAAATTCAGGTAAAAGATTTTTAGTTGGCCGATTGGTATTGATGCTCATCATTTATAAGTTGATGTTCTTTAGCAAAGAGAAAGCTTGAAGTGGCAGACcataaagaaaaatagagaCTTTTATCCAGTttttggggggagggggggtgGGGGTGGACTTTATTTATAGCTTTTCCATACTAAGAAATCAATTTTCCTTTCTAATTTGCACAAGCTTCAAAAACCAAAGCTACTGGTAGTCCTGAAGGGGATGGCATCCTCTTATAATAGTTagcagaaaacatgtccaaagCACATTTTCTGTGACCCTCCACTTGAAAAAGACCTAAAATTACATATGCTTGTTGAGAAACGTAGACCAAAAACACAAGACTTTAATCAATCGCCCTAAAATATAGAAACTATTGAGCAAGTTTTTTTACTGACTTGACATATCAACCAACCAAATATTGAATGACAGAGATGAGTTTCACAACATTTAATATGGATCTCTGAGAACTAAGGATGCTTGAGACATGTAACTGCTATAAgccttcacaaaattatctattaaaaaactcaaaaaaaaaaaaaaaaaattgacagaGATTCACATAAATCTGCTACAGGATAAGAAGCACTTGCTTGAGACTAGCATCTTATTTCAAGCCATCATGCAGTACAACTGCATAATTAGTCAATCTACTCACATCCAGTTAATTACCCAGTAAGGCTCAACAATGAGGCACAATCTAGAGGGGAGAACAATTATCTCTTTTGCAGAGACGTTCCCCAAAAGTACAATATCAGAACAAGATGCCATTTACATATGCCCAGAAGGTGATCAACAATAGGACAAAACTGATTTAGGTGTCTGTGATGCATATGCATTGAATCATAATTCATATACTGCTAGCAAAGATTTGAGACCTAGAGCATGTTATTGAATCCACCACAAATCTGTTGAATAAAGGTAGCAGCTAAGATATAAAGAGTGGTCTATGATCCACTAAGGATGAGtcattttggacaagattttcaAGGCACTACCCACTACAACAATTGTTAACtaaattaacttgatatactaAGCTAGATCTATAATAAACTTCTAGTTTCCAAGTGCGTTTGAAGTGCCGGAGacgaatataccaaattcaaAGATAATCAGTTGTCTGGGCCACACTTAGCACCTGGAAAACGTAATGAAAAAAACATTGAATCAGATGATTCTTCACAAATGGGAATTTGAGTGCTTACTCGACTCACATAGCACCTAAAATGTGCAAGACTGCATCCAGAAAGCCAGCCATCAGAGCAGGAAACTAATATTATGTAACTGTCCAGGTAAATTACCAGAGCTCACCTATACGGAGGGAACTGCAGTCCTGGTTGGTAGCCATAAGTAGGTGGTAGCTGATACATGGGGTTTCCAACGTACAAGCTCCTGGGACTTTGAGTTTGTGGACCTCTGAAATAGGGTGCTGCAGACCTTATGTGCcctaaagcaaaagaaaaatgtctGCATATAACTCTTGACTACAGcaatttgaaagaaagattaatccaagAAGGCAGCAGGAGAAAGGAAGCATCCATCACTTTTCTAGATTAGATATTTATTGAATAGTTCTCCCTAAAGAAAAAACTCTTACAAGAAGATGGTAGctaatcttttgtattttctccACAAGAGAGTCACAAAAAGAGGATATCACCCTAAAGAATGAAAATAACCAGCACATTGCTAAAGTTCTCCCAACATAAATATAAGAGATATCATGTGGAAATAGAAATTTGATGACAGAATATCACAACAGAAAACCTTTTGCACTATCTATATACTTGTTCGTGGATTTATTTACTACTTTTTGGTTGGCATCATCCTTCCCTAACTTGAAAGTAACCGTCTCTTTTTGACAATCACCGGCTGTGGATTATTGGCAAGTGACCACCAAGCTATCAATGCATTCCCAAGCAAAATTTCACCAGTTGCTTCAAGAGACCTCACAAACAATCTTAGCTTAGTTGCTAGTGAACCCATTTTATAGGAACAATTAGACGAAGCATTTAGATAGATTAGTGAAGTCCATCCAAAATTAGCAGAGGAAAGTTTTACATACAGGTGTCAGTTTTTGTTTATCTTCACAAACAATCAACTTATATCACAGGTAAAAGAAAGTACCGGAAGGCAAAATCCGCATTGGTCGTCCTAGTGAAGCCAAATTACAATTAGCCCTCCGACCATCAATGACTGGATTTGGATTTGAACAAGCTCTCTTTGCAGCTTCAGGGTCACGAAACGTTACCTAACTTCCAATGAATTGACAAccaattattatataatatatagaaaATCAATTGATAAATAAGATTTGCCAAAGCAGAAGTAAAGGAATGAAAGTGATGAAGAGTAATTAACTACAATTAGGCTCTAACATCATGTACTGTAATAATCGAAACATATATTCCATCACCGCCAAATAATTTAACAATATGTTAActtttttttgaattaaaaatCCAAACTTTCTCTTTTCAATGCTGAGACAATATTTGATGAGTTTTATATGTGCAACATAGGCAACTTTTGATTGTAGCTTAAGGTGTCACATGACTTCATGCAAGTTGCAACAAAGTCTGGCAACACATCACAAATTTCATATACATGACACTTTGCATGTTTTATATAGAAAAAAGCATATAAGTATTTATCTCTCATGTTCCCCACCACCTCCTTAAAGACCAAACACTAAATTATTTGGACAAGCCTCACATAGTCTACCTTTCATTCATTAAACTCTTGTAGGGTTAAACAGCTGAGTAAAAAACAAAGCAATCTTTAGTGCCGccaaaattaaaatcaataaaaaataactaaaaaccAACAATTCATATGGTAGCCCAAGAAGAATCACTTACAAAACCATAGCCTTTGGAACGACCAGTATTCTTATCAGAGATGACAACAGCTTCAAGAATCTCCCCATACGGCTCAAAATACCGGCGAAGAGCATCACTCTTAGTTTCCCAAGCCAACCCTCCAACAAATATCTTGGTATAAGTTGTATCCCCAAAGGGTTGTTGTGGTTGCGGTGGTGGTTGTTGTGGACCCATGAATTGCATGCCTGGTACCACCTGAGGATTAGCCATTAAAAACCCAGTTTTGAGCTAAAAAAGATTGGATTTTTATGATGCCCAGAGGGTTGATCAGCGAAAGAAATAGGATATATAGAGCAAAACCTGCAAAACCCTTGTAAAACCCTAGAGATTGAAGGATTATAGGAGGGTTTTGGTGGGTCAAACTCAAAACTGAAAAGGTGGGAAAACAGGAGCGGGGAGGAAGCAAGGGTTCGTGCCAGAACAGTGAGGGGTACGCGTATGTTATGCGGGAGAACCTTCCAGtggaataaaaatgaaataaactaCAATGATTAATGACTATTATTGCATTATAATATTCAAAAGCATTATTCATGTTTATCAAGGAGAAatagagagttttttttttctttttttttttatttttgttttgtttgtttcttttcttcttcatacttttcttctatttttctttcacCAGAGAACGGTGTGTCAGGATTTCGAAATTTATTGTTTGACTTGCATGAAAATTATATACTGTTACTTGGCGTACAAGGTTTCTTGTTTGCTAGAATTACTGGTTTGCATCTACAATCCATAATAAATCTACCGGAAACATTTTATTATTGGAAGTTTTGCGTTCCAAAGTTTTATGGTTAGTTAAATGTTGActaaatttatataatttttttagtgTTAGTTGAGTTATCATTGCAAATAATCTATAAAtgaagacttttttttttctatgatTATATTACAATACAAATTGACGTGACAAGTCATTATTGTATTTTAGTTATCacagaataaaaataataggatgattCTACAATACCTTTAAAGTGCCATAGCTTAAGTTTAAATTCACGTTAAATGGTATTTTAGACTCTTGGATTATAACGATTTCCATCGTTGCAGAGTAAAAATCACACTGCtttcttcattgaaaaatacagATTGAGAGAACAATAACCTTAGTGATTGACCATAGATCATTCCTAATTGTTCAAGATACATTTTTATTGGTACTGTTTAATAAACGGATTAATTATTTTGCTTGATAACATGCATTCAAAGAATTTATGAAGAATTATTAGCATatgttttttttccccccatttTCTTAATGGCTAAGGGAATGCAATTCTTGATTCAGTGACAAATGGACGACACCAGGGGACCCAGGATATGCAAAGTCCACACCCCACAGAGAGTTCAAACCATCATGATAGCGATGTTTTAATTCATCAATATGTTCTTCCTTACCATGTCGACTTGCGTATAACTTTTGTCCAGAATTTGTCAATAAACTTGAAAATTGTGTATatcttgaacttgatttttagtcaagcaaaagaagaaacaaaatttttttaattggcCAAAGCTCGTATTTATATAGTTGGTGTTCTAAAAACTTTAACGAGGTGAGCAGAAAATGAGGTTAACGAGTCAATAAAAACTGCAAATTTGTTTAATCTTCTTTAATTAAATCGGTTAACTTAAGGAAATGCTAGCGAGTGTATGGAGCTTGACTGGAACGTCCAGTAATTAACTTGCTCATATTAATcaaatgtatgtatgtatgtatgtatgtattaaGACTAATTCTGCCATAGGAGGAGACGTAGTCCAGTAATGCCAGCTGCGAAAACAGCCTCCAGAAGATAAAGATGAGGAAATTGTGTCTGTCTGTTGATTCACGAAAGCGACTAAGAATGACCTTTGAACGGCACCGTAGGAGACTGGGCGTGGGTCTGTCTGCTTCATCATTTAGATTATGCATTAATAACAAGAACAAGAACTCCGAGATGATAAAGAAAGTGTCACACTTGATCTACCACCACCTGTGAGGAAATGAGTTGGATATAATTATACACTATCAAAGGAAACTGCAAAAACATTGACGAAATTGACCGACCAACTCCGCCCCCTAACCCCACCAcacacacccaaaaaaaaacaaaaacaatatgGTATTCCAATACCAAATGATGATGTATAAAATTAAAAGTGAATTCTGAAATTAAGTTAATTCTTCTCACTATTAGTGTTCGAATTTTGGGTTTGATAGTTAGAAATGGAGAGGAATGGGAGGCAAAAAAAAGTCTCgtactaaaaaaaattaagagttGGTTTGGAGTTGCGATACCTTTGGTTGCAAAGCACTTTTGAgtgccaaaaataattttttggaGGCGTTTGGTGAATATAATCTCATAAAATTAGGGGCGAACCTTCTCGTCACTCCTAATGATAAATAACTCCAAAATGATAAAGAAAGTGTCACATTTGATCTACCACCACCTGTGAGGAAATGAGTTGGATATAATTATACACTATCAAAGGAAACTGCAAAAACATTGACGAATTGACCGACCAACTCCGCCCCCTAACCCCACCAcacacacccaaaaaaaaacaaaaacaatggTATTCCAATACCAATTGATGTATAATATTAAAAGTGCTAATTCTGAAATTAGGCATACTTAATTCCCTTCACTGTTAGGTTCATGACTCGAATCTTAAATCTATTAGTTAGAGATAGAAATGATCGCGGGAAGGGCgggaggtaaaaaaaaaaaaaaaaatcatacactaaaagaattaaaaataagGATGTTGAGGTATGAAGTTTTGGTTTGTCAAAACATAAATATCAACAATACTCTGGCTATAACGAAGTAAAATGAAACTGAAAATGAGTTTTGAATTTACTACTGCTTCTATCCTGGATAAACTTTGGCGTGATTTGAAGTagtctaataaagaaaattgtaaatgaaaataataaatttcataagcagaaaaaaaaaaaaagtatatcgTCCAAGAATGGGATCGATGTGTCTCGTATCTCTGATGGGCTCCATTTTGGGCTTTAATTTGGTGACTTTGAAGAGGTCTGTGGAAATATGGGCCTCCGTCCGCCTCTCtgtctttcttttcattttttaacaCGAGCCATGTATGCAGCGACAAGGAACAAACCAAAGCCTGCTATCTTATACTATTAGATCCAAAGATTGATTTCGTTTAACTCCTCTAAGACTATTGGGAATGTTAAACTATGTCAATTATTGAGCGCATTTTAATATATCTTTAATCATCCATTTGCCCCTGAATATACATAACAATGTGTGAATGGTACACTTACATCAAATTGGCCCCTTAATAGAGTAAAAGATTATCGTATCCAACTCTAGCCTTTTCACCAAGGGCGAAATTAAATGGCTGAATTTAGATAATCAAGCAGTCTGTCACAATTTTTGAAGACTCCGATTTCACAAGTCAAAAGTCACAAGTAGTGCATTAACTAACCATTAGAGTTGGTTTAATGGTTAGGAGAGGGCTCTTAAAGTGCCTTTCATTGTCAAATTCAGGATTCGAATTCTGGACGTGACAGTTGAATGTAGGAAGGTTGTATAGATGGGTGGGAgggttaaaataaaaaattggaggTAGGTAGTACATTATCTGTATAACTTGCCAAACCTTTGTACTTCGAGTTGGTACAGGGAAAGGGTTCCAAATTGATTGGCCGGTGATCCCAATCTTTGGACCGAATTTGATGTTGAATGGGCAACTACAACCCACATGGAAACATTTGAACAAGCAATCAGCCCATTAAGTAACCGGGACATTGGAGGATGCCCTTTATTATAGCCCCAAACGCTAGGTTGTCTCTATTGAATTTTGAagccatcttttttttttttttgaagccaTCTTTGTAGTTGGGAGTTAAAGCCGAATATGCTGAAACTTAATTttgccattaaaaaaaaatagatggcAGTTGGGAGTTAAATCCGAATATACTGAAACTTAATTTtgccattaaaaaaaataaaatttgatctATGAAGAAGTGAAATGGTTTCATTATTATTGGTGAGCGGTTTCATTATCACTAGACCTTTTGTGGCATTTCCACTATGAGGAAGAATATTTAGGGTGCATTTaataaaattgaagtttgaaaattaaaatgtGCTAAATTACTGAATTGTTAGATATTAAATCTGATACATTTGAGCGCATATCGCATCAAGTGATAAataaatagtttatcacttattttttgagtAAGCTTTATATAAGAAATTGattgccacttaattaattcaaatgttctattttttattatcaaacgtgTCTAAGCATGCtaagatttgaatccattaatcTTAAAGTATTAGATTATCAAACACGGCCTGAGCAGAGCATGTGACATTATGGCCAGCCACGGATTTAAGGGGGGGCtggtgggggcttaagcccccccccccccccccccccccccccacgaatttttttttttaatcctacAGGTTACTTTATATTGAAAGAGATAGTCAGAACATGGAGTTTTTACATCAATGATGTTGTGTTCTGGGTCATTTCAATCACATGCTTATTACTGGCAACCAGAAGTTGAGGTGGAACATGGAGTTTTTAACACCTATGCTATGCCACTACTTGAAATTTCTCACTGATTAAGGTAATTGTActccttaaattttt
The genomic region above belongs to Coffea arabica cultivar ET-39 chromosome 7c, Coffea Arabica ET-39 HiFi, whole genome shotgun sequence and contains:
- the LOC113699192 gene encoding uncharacterized protein isoform X4; translated protein: MQFMGPQQPPPQPQQPFGDTTYTKIFVGGLAWETKSDALRRYFEPYGEILEAVVISDKNTGRSKGYGFVTFRDPEAAKRACSNPNPVIDGRRANCNLASLGRPMRILPSGHIRSAAPYFRGPQTQSPRSLYVGNPMYQLPPTYGYQPGLQFPPYSLAHFRCYVSRVILDMED
- the LOC113699192 gene encoding uncharacterized protein isoform X3, which gives rise to MANPQVVPGMQFMGPQQPPPQPQQPFGDTTYTKIFVGGLAWETKSDALRRYFEPYGEILEAVVISDKNTGRSKGYGFVTFRDPEAAKRACSNPNPVIDGRRANCNLASLGRPMRILPSGHIRSAAPYFRGPQTQSPRSLYVGNPMYQLPPTYGYQPGLQFPPYSLAHFRCYVSRVILDMED
- the LOC113699192 gene encoding uncharacterized protein isoform X7, whose translation is MQFMGPQQPPPQPQQPFGDTTYTKIFVGGLAWETKSDALRRYFEPYGEILEAVVISDKNTGRSKGYGFVTFRDPEAAKRACSNPNPVIDGRRANCNLASLGRPMRILPSGHIRSAAPYFRGPQTQSPRSLYVGNPMYQLPPTYGYQPGLQFPPYR
- the LOC113699192 gene encoding uncharacterized protein isoform X6 codes for the protein MANPQVVPGMQFMGPQQPPPQPQQPFGDTTYTKIFVGGLAWETKSDALRRYFEPYGEILEAVVISDKNTGRSKGYGFVTFRDPEAAKRACSNPNPVIDGRRANCNLASLGRPMRILPSGHIRSAAPYFRGPQTQSPRSLYVGNPMYQLPPTYGYQPGLQFPPYR
- the LOC113699192 gene encoding uncharacterized protein isoform X2, encoding MQFMGPQQPPPQPQQPFGDTTYTKIFVGGLAWETKSDALRRYFEPYGEILEAVVISDKNTGRSKGYGFVTFRDPEAAKRACSNPNPVIDGRRANCNLASLGRPMRILPSGHIRSAAPYFRGPQTQSPRSLYVGNPMYQLPPTYGYQPGLQFPPYSLAHFRCYVSRVSTQIPICEESSDSMFFSLRFPGAKCGPDN
- the LOC113699192 gene encoding uncharacterized protein isoform X1 gives rise to the protein MANPQVVPGMQFMGPQQPPPQPQQPFGDTTYTKIFVGGLAWETKSDALRRYFEPYGEILEAVVISDKNTGRSKGYGFVTFRDPEAAKRACSNPNPVIDGRRANCNLASLGRPMRILPSGHIRSAAPYFRGPQTQSPRSLYVGNPMYQLPPTYGYQPGLQFPPYSLAHFRCYVSRVSTQIPICEESSDSMFFSLRFPGAKCGPDN
- the LOC113699192 gene encoding uncharacterized protein isoform X5 — its product is MANPQVVPGMQFMGPQQPPPQPQQPFGDTTYTKIFVGGLAWETKSDALRRYFEPYGEILEAVVISDKNTGRSKGYGFVTFRDPEAAKRACSNPNPVIDGRRANCNLASLGRPMRILPSGHIRSAAPYFRGPQTQSPRSLYVGNPMYQLPPTYGYQPGLQFPPYRC